In Halorientalis sp. LT38, a genomic segment contains:
- the alaS gene encoding alanine--tRNA ligase — MSELEEEYQLQYFEDEGFHRLECGSCGDHFWTRDESRETCGEPPCAEYSFIDEPGFDEAQSLTEMRETFLSFFEDNGHERVDPYPVAANRWRDDVLLTQASIYDFQPHVTSGQSPPPANPLVVSQPCIRMQDIDNVGKTGRHTMAFEMGGHHAFNAAEGSGYAYEGEVYWKEECVQYCVEFFESLGADMGELTFIEDPWVGGGNAGPAFEVIYRGLELATLVFMCFEQDPEGEYELKDGNTYSRMDRRVIDTGYGIERWTWMSQGTPTVYEAIYPDMIDFLKDNAGVDLTDEEASIVHDAARLSGSLDIDDVDDVEAARADIAEQVGVSADELRELMEPLEDIYAISDHARTLAYMLGDGIVPSNVGTGYLARMVLRRTKRLCDNVGVDAPLDELVDMQADRLGYQNRDTVRDIVRTEVEKYRETLDRGGRKVRQLADQYAESGEAIPTEELIELYDSHGIQPDMVEEIAAERDVAVDVPDDFYSLVANRHDAEEAATEADVDGHGDRLSDLPETDLLYYEDQDRTEFEAMVLDVFERDDGDFDVVLDQTMFYPEGGGQPADRGTITAEDVTAEVTDVQIENGVVRHRTDADPGKGEFVRGGIDADRRRQLMRHHTATHIVGHAARQVLGEHIRQAGAQKHTDSARLDVRHYEPVTREQVREIERLANEVVMENGPVSQEWPDRHEAEAEHGFDLYQGGIPTGEQIRLIHVDEDVQACGGTHVARTGDIGAIKLLGTERIQDGVERLTFAAGAAAIAATQETEDALYAAADTLDVSPQEVPETAERFFEEWKARGKTIEQLKEELAAVRAEGDGGEEVDVGGTPAVIQRLDADMDELRATANALVEEGKIAVIGSGQDGAQFVVAVPDDAGVDAGDVVGELAGRVGGGGGGPPDFAQGGGPDGDKLDDALEDAPDILAQIQNA; from the coding sequence ATGAGCGAGCTCGAGGAGGAGTACCAGCTCCAGTACTTCGAGGATGAGGGGTTTCACCGGCTGGAGTGTGGATCGTGTGGGGACCACTTCTGGACCCGCGACGAGAGCCGTGAGACCTGCGGCGAACCGCCGTGTGCTGAGTACAGTTTCATCGACGAACCCGGTTTCGACGAGGCCCAGTCGCTGACGGAGATGCGCGAGACCTTTCTCTCTTTCTTCGAGGACAACGGTCACGAGCGGGTCGACCCGTATCCCGTGGCGGCCAACCGCTGGCGCGACGACGTCCTCTTGACCCAGGCGTCCATCTACGACTTCCAGCCCCACGTCACCTCGGGGCAGTCGCCGCCGCCGGCCAACCCCCTCGTCGTCTCCCAGCCCTGCATCCGGATGCAGGACATCGACAACGTCGGCAAGACGGGCCGGCACACGATGGCCTTCGAGATGGGCGGCCACCACGCCTTCAACGCCGCCGAAGGCTCGGGGTACGCCTACGAGGGCGAGGTCTACTGGAAGGAAGAGTGCGTGCAGTACTGCGTCGAGTTCTTCGAGTCGCTGGGGGCGGACATGGGCGAGTTGACGTTCATCGAGGACCCGTGGGTCGGCGGCGGCAACGCCGGCCCGGCCTTCGAGGTCATCTACCGCGGACTGGAACTCGCCACGCTCGTCTTCATGTGCTTCGAGCAGGATCCGGAGGGCGAGTACGAACTGAAGGACGGCAACACCTACTCGCGGATGGATCGGCGAGTGATCGACACCGGCTACGGCATCGAGCGCTGGACGTGGATGAGCCAGGGCACGCCGACGGTCTACGAGGCGATCTACCCCGACATGATCGACTTCCTGAAGGACAACGCAGGGGTCGACCTCACCGACGAGGAGGCGTCGATCGTCCACGACGCCGCGCGGCTCTCCGGGAGTCTGGACATCGACGACGTCGACGACGTGGAGGCCGCCCGCGCCGACATCGCCGAGCAGGTCGGCGTCTCCGCCGACGAACTGCGCGAACTGATGGAACCGCTGGAGGACATCTACGCCATCTCCGACCACGCGCGGACGCTCGCGTACATGCTCGGGGACGGCATCGTCCCCTCGAACGTCGGGACGGGCTATCTCGCGCGGATGGTCCTCCGGCGCACCAAGCGCCTCTGTGACAACGTCGGCGTCGACGCGCCGCTGGACGAACTCGTCGACATGCAGGCCGACCGGCTGGGCTACCAGAACCGCGACACCGTCCGCGACATCGTCCGCACGGAGGTCGAGAAGTACCGCGAGACGCTGGATCGGGGCGGCCGGAAGGTCCGCCAGCTGGCCGACCAGTACGCCGAGTCGGGCGAGGCGATTCCGACCGAGGAGCTGATCGAACTGTACGACAGCCACGGGATCCAGCCGGACATGGTCGAGGAGATCGCCGCCGAGCGCGACGTGGCCGTCGACGTGCCGGACGACTTCTACTCGCTGGTGGCGAACCGCCACGACGCCGAGGAAGCGGCCACCGAGGCCGACGTCGACGGGCACGGCGACCGCCTGTCCGACCTGCCCGAGACCGACCTCCTCTACTACGAGGACCAGGACCGCACCGAGTTCGAGGCGATGGTGCTCGACGTGTTCGAGCGCGACGACGGCGACTTCGACGTCGTCCTCGACCAGACGATGTTCTACCCGGAGGGCGGGGGCCAGCCCGCGGACCGCGGGACGATCACGGCCGAGGACGTCACCGCCGAGGTGACCGACGTCCAGATCGAAAACGGCGTCGTCCGCCACCGGACCGACGCGGACCCGGGTAAAGGCGAGTTCGTCCGCGGGGGCATCGACGCCGACCGGCGGCGACAGCTCATGCGTCACCACACCGCCACGCACATCGTCGGCCACGCCGCCCGGCAGGTGCTGGGCGAGCACATCCGCCAGGCCGGCGCGCAGAAACACACCGACAGCGCCCGGCTGGACGTGCGCCACTACGAGCCGGTCACCCGCGAGCAGGTCAGGGAGATCGAACGGCTCGCCAACGAGGTCGTGATGGAGAACGGCCCCGTGAGCCAGGAATGGCCCGACCGCCACGAGGCAGAGGCCGAGCACGGTTTCGACCTCTACCAGGGCGGCATCCCGACGGGCGAGCAGATCCGGCTGATCCACGTCGACGAGGACGTCCAGGCCTGCGGCGGCACCCACGTCGCCCGCACGGGCGATATCGGCGCGATCAAGCTCCTGGGGACGGAGCGCATCCAGGACGGCGTCGAGCGGCTCACCTTCGCGGCCGGCGCCGCCGCCATCGCCGCCACCCAGGAGACCGAGGACGCCCTCTACGCCGCCGCCGACACACTGGACGTCAGCCCGCAGGAGGTCCCCGAGACGGCCGAGCGGTTCTTCGAGGAGTGGAAGGCCCGGGGCAAGACCATCGAACAGCTCAAGGAGGAACTCGCCGCGGTCCGCGCCGAGGGCGACGGCGGCGAGGAGGTCGACGTCGGCGGGACCCCCGCGGTGATCCAGCGACTGGACGCCGACATGGACGAACTCCGTGCGACGGCTAACGCCCTCGTCGAGGAGGGCAAGATCGCCGTGATCGGGAGCGGCCAGGACGGGGCGCAGTTCGTCGTGGCAGTCCCCGACGACGCAGGCGTCGACGCCGGCGACGTGGTCGGCGAACTCGCCGGGCGCGTCGGCGGTGGCGGCGGCGGCCCGCCGGACTTCGCGCAGGGCGGCGGCCCCGACGGCGACAAACTCGACGACGCGCTCGAAGACGCACCGGACATTCTCGCGCAGATCCAGAACGCCTGA
- a CDS encoding TspO/MBR family protein translates to MSTHDSAPTLPRRRPLASLALAVLASELVGALGNLISLGGVTTWYPTLTKPGFTPPGWVFGPVWVTLFALMGAAAWLVWRTGLDERRVRLALALFAGQFALNVAWSGAFFGLRSPVAGLVVIALLWLAIVATVWAFARVDRRAALLLVPYLAWVSFAALLNYELWRLN, encoded by the coding sequence GTGTCCACGCACGACTCCGCTCCCACCCTCCCTCGACGCCGTCCGCTCGCCTCGCTCGCCCTCGCCGTCCTCGCCAGCGAACTGGTCGGGGCTCTCGGTAACCTCATCTCGCTGGGCGGCGTGACGACCTGGTACCCCACGCTGACGAAACCCGGCTTCACCCCGCCGGGCTGGGTCTTCGGCCCGGTCTGGGTGACGCTCTTCGCCCTCATGGGCGCGGCAGCGTGGCTCGTCTGGCGGACCGGGCTCGACGAGCGCCGAGTCCGGCTCGCGCTGGCGCTCTTCGCCGGCCAGTTCGCGCTCAACGTGGCGTGGTCGGGCGCGTTCTTCGGCCTGCGCTCGCCCGTCGCGGGGCTGGTCGTCATCGCCCTCCTGTGGCTCGCCATCGTCGCGACCGTGTGGGCCTTCGCCCGGGTGGATCGGCGGGCGGCGCTGTTGCTCGTCCCGTATCTGGCGTGGGTGAGCTTCGCCGCGCTCCTGAACTACGAACTCTGGCGGCTGAACTGA
- a CDS encoding replication factor C small subunit, with protein sequence MSEGATESRAGRDEIWIEKYRPQTLGDIVGQDTITERLESYVARDDLPHLMFSGEAGIGKSTAALAIARELYGEDWEEHFLELNASDQRGIDVVRERIKNFARSSFGGAKYRIIFLDEADSLTSDAQSALRRTMEEFSNNVRFILSCNYSSQIIDPIQSRCAVFRFAPLSDEAVASQVRKIAAEEGIEVTDEGVDALCYAADGDMRRAINGLQAASVTGDVVDEESVYAITSTARPEEIEEMVTLALDGDFVAARSRLDDLLTESGIAGGDVIDQMHRSVWEFDLDDEAAVTLLDRIGEADYRITEGANERIQLEALLASLALDD encoded by the coding sequence ATGAGCGAGGGAGCCACCGAGTCGCGGGCCGGGCGGGACGAGATCTGGATCGAGAAGTACCGCCCCCAGACCCTCGGAGACATCGTCGGACAGGACACCATCACCGAGCGCCTCGAGAGCTACGTCGCGCGGGACGACCTCCCCCACCTCATGTTCTCCGGGGAGGCCGGCATCGGCAAGTCGACCGCCGCGCTCGCCATCGCGCGGGAACTGTACGGCGAGGACTGGGAGGAGCACTTCCTGGAACTCAACGCCTCCGACCAGCGCGGGATCGACGTCGTGCGCGAGCGGATCAAGAACTTCGCCCGCTCCTCCTTCGGCGGCGCGAAGTACCGCATCATCTTCCTCGACGAGGCCGACTCGCTCACCTCGGACGCCCAGTCGGCCCTGCGCCGGACGATGGAGGAGTTCTCGAACAACGTCCGCTTCATCCTCTCCTGTAACTACTCCAGCCAGATCATCGACCCGATCCAGTCCCGCTGTGCGGTCTTTCGCTTCGCGCCCCTCTCGGACGAGGCCGTCGCCTCGCAGGTCCGCAAGATCGCCGCAGAAGAGGGCATCGAGGTCACCGACGAGGGCGTCGACGCCCTCTGTTACGCCGCCGACGGCGACATGCGCCGGGCGATCAACGGCCTGCAGGCCGCCTCGGTCACCGGCGACGTGGTCGACGAGGAGTCAGTGTACGCCATCACCTCGACGGCCCGGCCCGAGGAGATCGAGGAGATGGTCACCCTGGCGCTCGACGGCGACTTCGTCGCGGCCCGCTCCCGACTGGACGACCTGCTCACCGAGTCGGGGATCGCCGGCGGCGACGTGATCGACCAGATGCACCGTTCGGTCTGGGAGTTCGACCTCGACGACGAGGCCGCGGTCACGCTGCTCGACCGCATCGGCGAGGCCGACTACCGGATCACCGAGGGGGCCAACGAGCGCATCCAGCTCGAGGCACTTTTGGCCTCGCTGGCGCTGGACGACTGA
- the samp2 gene encoding ubiquitin-like small modifier protein SAMP2, producing the protein MVTVEVVGEDTYEIDLSALGPDPTYADLVAAVDYSPHEVSVLVDDTPVPEDRQVETDHVRILRLIKGG; encoded by the coding sequence ATGGTGACGGTCGAAGTGGTCGGCGAGGACACGTACGAGATCGACCTGTCGGCGCTGGGGCCCGACCCGACCTACGCCGACCTCGTGGCGGCCGTCGACTACAGCCCCCACGAGGTGTCCGTCCTCGTCGACGACACCCCGGTCCCGGAGGACCGGCAGGTGGAGACCGATCACGTCCGAATCCTGCGACTGATCAAAGGCGGGTGA
- a CDS encoding histidine kinase N-terminal 7TM domain-containing protein, with the protein MAPSSVLGLLYTGVLLAASVTSVGVAYWVYTIQGVRGSKTFVMILATSVAWSLSVALHVATSNWLVMETIVRLELGFGLLDAALWFVFACQYTGKTLHRRRWVQAALAGTGLAYVGLTLTNPLHHLMWRATPRFTEPFTFVSNERGLAYFAVLAVIYLTVGASFYLITVFLASTRRGTRVRIILLSIAVSLIVGLNALSIVDALPVAGFDHASLGVLPLALAGTAAVFWYDLLDFEPVARNRLIERLEDPVVVLDAGRRVADYNGAAAQLFPAVDEAVGQPFASAFPSLNEQVAFDDREAETVAEVTLDVGGTSRHYSAVLSRIEGDPAATEPVGYAVHLRDITDREEYRQELERQNERLDRFASTVSHDLRNPLSVSNMRAELIEDDVADGHDPERVREHARKIQGANERMETIIDDLLAIARGGAEVSEDDTEQVDLDAAARAAWANVDTGTGSLAVADSVTLTAERSRLLTVFENCFRNSVQHGSDDVTVTVGPLTDGRAGFFVADDGPGIRPEDRDAVLEYGVSERDDGTGLGLAIVETMAEAHGWTTTVTECEDAGGARVEFTGVTLGGDAAGSSESVSDATSSERC; encoded by the coding sequence ATGGCCCCCAGTTCGGTTCTCGGCCTCCTCTACACCGGGGTCCTGCTCGCGGCGTCGGTCACGAGCGTCGGCGTCGCCTACTGGGTGTACACGATTCAGGGCGTCCGCGGGTCGAAGACGTTCGTCATGATCCTCGCGACCTCGGTCGCGTGGTCGCTGAGCGTGGCCCTGCACGTCGCCACGTCGAACTGGCTCGTGATGGAGACCATCGTCAGGCTGGAACTGGGCTTCGGCCTCCTCGACGCCGCCCTCTGGTTCGTGTTCGCCTGCCAGTACACGGGCAAGACCCTCCACCGGCGCCGCTGGGTGCAGGCCGCACTCGCCGGCACCGGCCTCGCGTACGTCGGGTTGACCCTGACGAACCCGCTCCACCACCTGATGTGGCGGGCGACGCCCCGGTTCACGGAGCCGTTCACCTTCGTCAGCAACGAACGGGGCCTCGCCTATTTCGCCGTCCTCGCCGTCATCTACCTGACTGTCGGCGCCAGTTTCTACCTGATCACCGTCTTCCTGGCGTCGACGCGCCGGGGGACGCGCGTCCGGATTATCCTGCTCTCGATCGCCGTGAGCCTCATCGTCGGCCTGAACGCCCTCTCCATCGTCGACGCCCTCCCCGTCGCGGGCTTCGACCACGCCAGCCTCGGCGTCCTGCCGCTGGCGCTTGCGGGGACGGCCGCGGTCTTCTGGTACGACCTGCTCGACTTCGAGCCGGTGGCCCGGAACAGGCTCATCGAGCGCCTGGAGGACCCGGTCGTCGTCCTCGACGCCGGTCGACGGGTCGCGGACTACAACGGGGCGGCCGCCCAGCTGTTTCCGGCCGTCGACGAGGCCGTCGGCCAGCCCTTCGCGTCCGCCTTCCCGAGCCTGAACGAACAGGTCGCCTTCGACGACCGTGAGGCGGAGACGGTCGCCGAGGTGACCCTCGACGTCGGCGGGACCAGCCGCCACTACTCGGCGGTCCTCTCGCGGATCGAGGGCGACCCGGCGGCGACCGAACCGGTCGGCTACGCGGTCCACCTGCGCGACATCACCGACCGCGAGGAGTACCGGCAGGAACTCGAGCGACAGAACGAACGCCTCGACCGCTTCGCCAGCACCGTCTCCCACGACCTGCGCAACCCCCTCTCCGTCTCGAACATGCGCGCCGAACTGATCGAAGACGACGTGGCCGACGGCCACGACCCCGAACGCGTCCGCGAACACGCCCGGAAGATCCAGGGGGCCAACGAGCGGATGGAGACCATCATCGACGACCTCCTCGCGATCGCTCGCGGCGGCGCCGAAGTCTCCGAGGACGACACCGAACAGGTCGATCTCGACGCGGCCGCGCGGGCGGCGTGGGCGAACGTCGACACCGGCACCGGCTCGCTGGCGGTGGCGGACTCTGTGACCCTCACGGCCGAGCGCAGTCGCCTGCTCACCGTCTTCGAGAACTGCTTCCGGAACTCGGTCCAGCACGGATCGGACGACGTCACGGTGACCGTCGGGCCGCTCACCGACGGGCGAGCGGGCTTTTTCGTCGCGGACGACGGCCCCGGCATCCGGCCCGAGGATCGGGACGCGGTGCTCGAGTACGGGGTCAGCGAACGCGACGACGGGACGGGACTGGGGCTGGCCATCGTCGAGACGATGGCCGAGGCCCACGGCTGGACGACGACCGTCACCGAGTGCGAGGACGCCGGCGGGGCGCGCGTCGAGTTCACGGGCGTGACGCTCGGCGGCGACGCAGCCGGATCGTCCGAATCGGTGTCGGACGCCACCTCGTCGGAGCGGTGCTAG
- a CDS encoding GNAT family N-acetyltransferase — MRVRDATPEDVPAVATVVDAGGLALSHDALVDAVDADAVLVAVTEGRILGALVLEGDAIEAIAVRPGRRDQGIGTALVAAAADRRERLVAEFDSRVRPFWASLGFAIEPAADPGRLRGVRT; from the coding sequence ATGCGGGTCCGCGACGCGACGCCCGAGGACGTCCCCGCGGTCGCGACCGTCGTCGACGCCGGCGGCCTCGCGCTGTCCCACGACGCACTGGTCGACGCCGTCGACGCCGACGCCGTCCTCGTCGCGGTGACGGAGGGGCGAATCCTCGGGGCACTGGTGCTCGAGGGTGACGCCATCGAGGCTATCGCGGTCCGGCCCGGCCGCCGGGATCAGGGGATCGGGACGGCGCTGGTCGCGGCCGCCGCCGACCGCCGCGAGCGACTCGTCGCCGAGTTCGACTCCCGGGTCCGGCCGTTCTGGGCGTCGCTGGGATTCGCGATCGAACCCGCCGCCGACCCCGGTCGGCTCCGGGGCGTCCGGACGTAA
- a CDS encoding DUF7344 domain-containing protein, with protein MGVDSQATEQLSQLFDLSDVVLNPDAAFVQRVAAALARGCDHVDLPCGFLTHIDPVADTQEIVLAVGSAGDLREGETVPLSESYCRRTIETDGGTMTVTDANAEEWRDDPAYERFGLESYVGSTVELDGERCGTLCFGGSEPLDEPLTACEVGLVELLAQWAEFELAVRTGRTGFEPDAGRIQRFADQIAPETVDAALDVFSHRTRRELLAYLAGTDGTVPVEEAAAYLANLDGVAGRPPDRIEIALVHTHLPKLVDAGAVAYDEQTGELDYRHDRLLDRLLSTVRPLEG; from the coding sequence ATGGGGGTCGATTCGCAGGCGACCGAGCAGCTGTCACAGTTGTTCGACCTGTCCGACGTGGTCCTGAATCCGGACGCGGCGTTCGTCCAGCGGGTAGCCGCCGCGCTGGCGCGGGGGTGCGACCACGTCGATCTGCCCTGTGGGTTCCTGACCCACATCGATCCGGTGGCCGACACCCAGGAGATCGTGCTCGCGGTCGGCTCGGCGGGCGACCTGCGGGAGGGCGAGACGGTCCCGCTCTCGGAGTCGTACTGCCGGCGGACGATCGAGACCGACGGCGGGACGATGACAGTCACCGACGCCAATGCCGAGGAATGGCGCGACGATCCGGCGTACGAGCGGTTCGGGCTGGAGAGTTACGTGGGCTCGACGGTCGAACTCGACGGGGAACGGTGCGGGACGCTCTGTTTCGGCGGCTCGGAGCCGCTAGACGAGCCGCTGACGGCGTGCGAGGTAGGGCTCGTCGAACTGCTCGCCCAGTGGGCCGAGTTCGAACTGGCGGTCAGGACCGGGCGAACCGGCTTCGAACCGGACGCCGGTCGCATCCAGCGGTTCGCCGACCAGATCGCACCCGAGACCGTCGACGCGGCGCTCGACGTGTTCTCACACCGGACTCGCCGGGAGTTGCTCGCCTACCTCGCGGGGACCGACGGGACGGTCCCGGTCGAGGAGGCGGCGGCCTATCTCGCGAACCTGGACGGCGTGGCCGGACGGCCGCCGGATCGAATCGAGATCGCGCTCGTCCACACGCACCTCCCGAAGCTGGTCGACGCCGGCGCCGTCGCCTACGACGAGCAGACGGGAGAACTCGACTATCGCCACGACCGGCTCCTCGACCGCCTGCTGTCGACCGTCCGGCCGCTGGAGGGCTAG
- a CDS encoding phosphoglucomutase/phosphomannomutase family protein — translation MDEISFGTDGWRATLDTFTDRRVRMVGQGVAAVLREDGRGGETVAIGYDAREHSRGFAEELARVLCANGFDVMLPERDCPTPVTAWTVTDRDLAGALVVTASHNPPEYNGVKFVPDDGAPATADVTDRIEANLAEPDPLPESEHGAVTETDFVGPYVEHALAFADADLDGLTVAYDAMHGSGRDVTDRLLEAAGADVERLRCETDPEFGGESPEPSAEKLDALIERVQSGDADLGIANDGDADRIGVVTPDRGFLDPSLFFAAVYDYLLESRSGPAVRTVSTSAIVDRVAEAHNESVAETPVGFKHVAAAMGETDALMGGEESGGFGVRGHLRNKDGVTLALLTAAASVARPLDERVSELEAAHGEVHQDRVSVDCPDDRKAAVVADLDGALPDEIAGSAVDRVNDVDGFKIFLADGAWLLVRPSGTEPKLRVYAEATSDERVAELLAAGRDLVEPLV, via the coding sequence ATGGACGAGATTTCGTTCGGGACGGACGGGTGGCGGGCGACCCTGGACACGTTCACCGACCGCCGCGTCCGGATGGTGGGGCAGGGCGTCGCCGCGGTCCTTCGCGAGGACGGGAGAGGCGGCGAAACCGTCGCCATCGGCTACGACGCGCGCGAACACTCCCGGGGATTCGCCGAGGAACTCGCCCGCGTGCTCTGTGCCAACGGGTTCGACGTCATGCTCCCCGAGCGGGACTGCCCCACGCCGGTCACCGCCTGGACGGTCACGGACCGCGACCTGGCCGGCGCGCTCGTCGTGACGGCCTCGCACAACCCGCCGGAGTACAACGGCGTCAAGTTCGTCCCCGACGACGGGGCGCCCGCGACCGCAGACGTCACCGACCGCATCGAGGCGAACCTGGCCGAACCCGACCCGCTGCCCGAGAGCGAGCACGGCGCGGTCACGGAGACGGACTTCGTCGGCCCCTACGTCGAACACGCCCTGGCGTTCGCGGACGCCGACCTCGACGGGCTGACGGTGGCCTACGACGCGATGCACGGCAGCGGCCGCGACGTGACCGACCGGCTGCTCGAGGCCGCCGGGGCCGACGTCGAGCGCCTGCGCTGTGAGACCGACCCCGAGTTCGGGGGCGAGTCGCCCGAACCGAGCGCCGAGAAACTCGACGCCTTGATCGAGCGCGTCCAGTCCGGGGACGCCGACCTGGGCATCGCCAACGACGGCGACGCCGACCGGATCGGCGTCGTCACGCCCGACCGCGGCTTTCTGGACCCCTCGCTCTTCTTCGCCGCCGTCTACGACTACCTGCTCGAGTCCCGGTCCGGGCCGGCGGTCCGGACGGTCTCGACGAGCGCCATCGTCGACCGGGTGGCCGAAGCCCACAACGAGAGTGTCGCCGAGACGCCGGTCGGGTTCAAACACGTCGCCGCGGCGATGGGCGAGACCGACGCCCTGATGGGCGGCGAGGAGAGCGGCGGGTTCGGCGTCCGCGGCCACCTCCGCAACAAGGACGGCGTCACCCTGGCGCTGCTGACCGCGGCGGCCAGCGTCGCTCGCCCGCTCGACGAGCGCGTGTCGGAGCTCGAAGCCGCACACGGCGAGGTCCACCAGGACCGGGTTAGCGTGGACTGCCCGGACGACCGGAAGGCCGCGGTCGTGGCCGACCTCGACGGGGCGCTCCCCGACGAGATCGCGGGTTCGGCCGTCGACCGCGTCAACGACGTCGACGGGTTCAAGATCTTCCTCGCGGACGGCGCGTGGTTGCTGGTCCGGCCCAGCGGCACCGAGCCGAAACTCCGGGTGTACGCCGAGGCGACCAGCGACGAGCGGGTCGCCGAACTGCTCGCGGCCGGGCGCGACCTGGTCGAACCACTCGTCTGA
- a CDS encoding GIY-YIG nuclease family protein, with product MSDHYVYVLRCADDTLYTGYTTDVDRRVAEHDAGEGAKYTRGRTPVELVHVEAFDSRSAAMSREHEIKARSRPAKERLIAD from the coding sequence GTGTCGGACCACTACGTCTACGTGCTGCGCTGTGCCGACGACACCCTCTACACCGGGTACACCACCGACGTGGACCGCCGCGTCGCCGAACACGACGCCGGCGAGGGCGCGAAGTACACCCGCGGTCGCACGCCGGTCGAACTGGTCCACGTCGAGGCCTTCGACTCCCGGTCGGCCGCGATGTCGCGCGAACACGAGATCAAGGCGCGCTCGCGACCGGCGAAAGAGCGGCTGATCGCCGACTGA
- a CDS encoding DUF7563 family protein has translation MTECNHCGAHVSDQFARVFGDEFGRVHACPSCSANAGIAEVARERAHQA, from the coding sequence ATGACAGAGTGCAACCACTGCGGCGCGCACGTGTCCGACCAGTTCGCACGGGTATTCGGCGACGAGTTCGGCCGCGTCCACGCGTGTCCGAGCTGCTCGGCGAACGCTGGCATCGCCGAGGTCGCACGCGAGCGCGCCCACCAGGCGTGA
- the larB gene encoding nickel pincer cofactor biosynthesis protein LarB — MRELLDAVAAGEVSPAEAEAELAGYATGEAGRFDAARETRSGVPEAVLADGKTPAEVADLAATALETTGRAIATRLDPEALATVRDRLADHDAEDTYHERARVLVAREPGYDGPDLDATVGVVTAGTSDAEAAGEAAVIAREMGATVERVDDVGVAGIARLLDRLPDLREHDLLIVAAGREGALPTVVAGLVDTPVIGLPVSTGYGHAGAGEAALDGMLQSCTALTVVNVDAGFTAGAQAGLVARAVDAARSE; from the coding sequence ATGCGCGAGTTGCTCGACGCCGTCGCGGCGGGGGAGGTCAGCCCCGCCGAGGCGGAGGCGGAACTGGCCGGCTACGCGACCGGCGAGGCCGGGCGGTTCGACGCCGCCAGGGAGACCCGCTCGGGAGTCCCGGAGGCGGTCCTGGCCGACGGAAAGACGCCGGCGGAGGTCGCCGACCTCGCGGCGACGGCCCTGGAGACCACCGGCCGGGCCATCGCGACCCGGCTCGACCCCGAGGCCCTGGCGACCGTCAGGGACCGACTGGCCGATCACGACGCAGAAGACACCTACCACGAACGCGCCCGCGTGCTGGTGGCCCGCGAGCCGGGGTACGACGGCCCCGACCTCGACGCCACGGTCGGCGTCGTCACCGCCGGCACGTCCGACGCCGAGGCGGCCGGTGAGGCGGCGGTCATCGCCCGGGAGATGGGCGCCACGGTCGAACGGGTCGACGACGTGGGCGTGGCCGGCATCGCCCGGCTGCTGGACCGCCTCCCCGACCTGCGCGAGCACGACCTCCTGATCGTCGCGGCCGGCCGCGAGGGGGCGCTCCCGACGGTCGTCGCCGGCCTCGTGGATACGCCGGTGATCGGCCTCCCCGTCTCGACGGGCTACGGCCACGCCGGCGCGGGCGAGGCGGCGCTCGACGGTATGCTCCAGTCCTGTACCGCGCTGACCGTCGTCAACGTCGACGCGGGGTTCACCGCCGGGGCACAGGCCGGACTGGTGGCCCGTGCCGTCGACGCTGCCCGCTCCGAGTAG
- a CDS encoding DNA-binding protein, which translates to MADLIVKAAVKEALDDMNVASDFYDALDDEVEELLEDAARRAEENDRKTVQPRDL; encoded by the coding sequence ATGGCAGACCTGATCGTCAAAGCCGCCGTGAAGGAAGCGCTCGATGACATGAACGTCGCATCTGACTTCTACGACGCACTCGACGACGAAGTCGAAGAACTGCTCGAGGACGCCGCGCGTCGTGCCGAGGAGAACGACCGCAAGACCGTCCAGCCGCGCGACCTCTGA